A single window of Nocardia sp. NBC_01327 DNA harbors:
- a CDS encoding IS3 family transposase, giving the protein MAAECAAPQITGARTDITRMARLLSVSTSGFYAWCQRAAATVLTDRQQRRADLTVKIQVVHTDSDGTYGAPRITAELREQGDRVSEKTVAAIMAEIGLAGISPRTFKIRTTITDPAASFPPDLVDRDFDRGRLDAVWTSDITYLTCGEGDMYLCAIRDEHSRKVLGWTVAEHMRTEMVTDAVELAVATRGGSCAGTILHSDRGAQYTAGAMAAVCSRHGLRRSMGATGICWDNAGAESLWSTFKHEYYYRHTFTTKSELVAAVDKWMNRYNTRRRHSAIGMLSPDRYERSLHAADSSAA; this is encoded by the coding sequence ATGGCCGCGGAGTGCGCCGCCCCGCAGATCACCGGCGCTCGGACCGATATCACCCGCATGGCACGCCTGTTGAGCGTATCGACCTCGGGTTTCTATGCCTGGTGCCAACGCGCGGCGGCCACCGTCCTGACTGATCGGCAGCAACGCCGCGCTGATCTGACGGTGAAAATCCAAGTCGTTCACACCGATTCCGACGGCACCTATGGTGCGCCGCGCATCACCGCTGAGCTGCGTGAGCAGGGTGATCGGGTGTCGGAGAAGACGGTCGCGGCGATCATGGCCGAGATCGGATTGGCCGGGATCAGCCCGCGCACCTTCAAAATCCGCACCACCATCACCGATCCCGCCGCGTCGTTCCCGCCGGATCTGGTGGATCGCGACTTCGACCGGGGCCGCCTCGATGCGGTGTGGACCTCGGATATCACGTATCTGACCTGCGGTGAAGGCGACATGTACTTGTGCGCGATCCGCGATGAGCACTCCAGAAAGGTGCTCGGCTGGACAGTGGCCGAGCACATGCGCACCGAAATGGTCACCGACGCTGTCGAATTGGCTGTCGCCACTCGCGGCGGTTCGTGTGCGGGCACGATTCTTCACTCGGACAGGGGCGCCCAATACACGGCGGGCGCCATGGCCGCCGTTTGCTCGCGTCACGGGCTGCGCAGGTCGATGGGTGCGACCGGAATATGCTGGGACAACGCCGGCGCGGAGAGCCTGTGGTCGACGTTCAAGCACGAGTACTACTACCGGCACACTTTCACCACGAAGTCGGAACTCGTTGCTGCAGTTGACAAATGGATGAATCGGTACAACACTCGGCGACGCCATTCCGCGATCGGAATGCTCAGCCCCGACCGCTATGAGCGGTCACTCCACGCGGCCGATTCCTCGGCCGCATAG
- a CDS encoding DUF397 domain-containing protein, with product MTVDLSGAQWFKSTYSQPNADCVEIAHLSTGTVGVRDSKSPGGPALMFSPTEWDSFLRSGIWQD from the coding sequence GTGACCGTAGACCTGTCCGGTGCCCAGTGGTTCAAGAGCACCTATAGCCAGCCCAATGCGGATTGCGTTGAGATCGCCCATCTGTCGACTGGAACGGTGGGGGTTCGTGACTCCAAGAGCCCTGGAGGACCTGCGCTAATGTTCTCCCCTACTGAGTGGGATAGCTTCCTCCGCAGTGGGATCTGGCAAGACTGA
- a CDS encoding DUF5753 domain-containing protein, translated as MAGSSLPRRALGRRLRGYRVQSKKSQLAAGLHIELSPQSIGRMEDGQKVKICSSQIRDLLDFYEVSDPSEGREEVLRLWQEVKDQAHAAKLAGTTKGWWQAYTDQYAPHFDHYLGLEAVATHLTTHQVVLLPGLLQTASYRRAVSYIGDPSLSAADMDRRLELAAHRQVRLADPNFRVDILLSESVLRHTPGGSFVMVEQMDHILELIDTRPNLSIRIVPMNAGSHLSLLVQSFTLLEFPPLASHLVEPPVVYVEGYEGGLYLERADMIDRHRRAITDIQRVALTADDTKQLVQQMVKESGT; from the coding sequence ATGGCCGGATCATCGCTTCCCCGAAGGGCTCTCGGTCGCAGGCTGCGCGGCTACCGAGTTCAGTCGAAAAAGAGTCAACTTGCAGCCGGTCTGCACATCGAGCTATCGCCGCAGAGCATCGGCCGAATGGAGGATGGGCAGAAAGTGAAGATCTGCTCGTCACAAATAAGGGACCTGCTCGACTTCTACGAGGTCTCGGATCCGAGTGAGGGGCGGGAGGAAGTCCTCAGGCTGTGGCAGGAGGTGAAGGATCAGGCGCACGCGGCGAAACTGGCTGGCACGACCAAAGGTTGGTGGCAGGCGTACACAGACCAGTACGCACCGCACTTCGACCACTACCTGGGTTTGGAGGCTGTCGCGACGCACCTGACCACTCATCAAGTCGTGCTTTTGCCGGGATTGCTGCAGACGGCCAGCTACCGGCGGGCCGTGAGTTACATCGGAGACCCGAGCCTGTCCGCAGCCGACATGGACCGGAGACTGGAACTTGCTGCGCACCGACAGGTTCGACTGGCGGATCCGAACTTTCGCGTGGACATCCTGCTGTCCGAGAGTGTGCTTCGACATACGCCCGGTGGCTCGTTCGTCATGGTCGAGCAGATGGACCACATTCTTGAACTCATCGACACTCGGCCGAACCTGTCGATTCGGATCGTTCCGATGAACGCCGGAAGTCATTTGAGCCTACTCGTACAGTCCTTCACTTTGCTGGAATTCCCGCCTCTCGCAAGCCATCTCGTGGAGCCGCCCGTGGTCTACGTGGAGGGCTACGAAGGTGGGTTGTACCTGGAGCGAGCAGACATGATCGACCGCCACCGTCGGGCGATTACGGACATCCAGCGGGTAGCGTTGACCGCGGATGACACCAAGCAGTTGGTGCAGCAGATGGTGAAGGAGTCCGGGACGTGA
- a CDS encoding DUF4254 domain-containing protein produces MSTEVTNAKCRGEQRITNHLPSKDLLLEACAGTVALPHPLLLAAYELASLHEARHAADPEALAEIDCTRARLIHDIDCWTAQELPRPYAAAALHTETVGMVIDRIAQFSVDAYTALSSPASECRLHYAWKRLAELSLAYADLSHDLTARTRRIPDYTTPHPEDLQHQQI; encoded by the coding sequence GTGTCTACTGAAGTCACGAACGCGAAATGCCGAGGGGAGCAACGAATAACAAACCATCTGCCGTCGAAGGACCTGCTCCTGGAGGCCTGCGCGGGCACTGTCGCTCTACCGCATCCGCTTCTACTGGCCGCGTATGAACTGGCCAGCCTTCACGAAGCCCGGCACGCCGCGGATCCGGAGGCGCTGGCCGAAATCGACTGCACCCGCGCCAGATTGATACACGACATCGACTGCTGGACCGCACAGGAACTGCCACGCCCGTATGCCGCCGCAGCGCTTCACACCGAAACGGTCGGTATGGTCATCGACCGAATCGCCCAATTCTCAGTCGACGCCTATACAGCGCTGAGCAGCCCAGCCTCCGAGTGCCGGCTGCACTACGCATGGAAGCGCCTCGCAGAACTGTCCCTCGCCTACGCGGACCTCTCCCACGACCTGACCGCGCGCACCCGCCGCATCCCCGACTACACCACTCCCCACCCGGAAGACCTTCAGCACCAGCAGATTTGA
- a CDS encoding immunity protein TriTu family protein codes for MNEYDSILGDAQSWLINHSRSLADRGIKLTVSKSPYDGRTKESAWFDLEDETKMGRIILWDTGECELELADIPSGEVTAQHRSIASETDLNEALNALVSWFA; via the coding sequence GTGAATGAATATGACAGTATTCTCGGTGATGCACAGAGCTGGCTGATCAATCACAGTCGATCGTTGGCTGACCGCGGTATCAAGCTTACTGTCAGCAAATCTCCTTATGATGGACGGACGAAGGAGAGCGCCTGGTTCGATCTTGAGGATGAGACAAAGATGGGGCGAATCATTCTGTGGGATACCGGTGAATGTGAACTGGAACTTGCTGATATCCCGTCAGGTGAGGTCACTGCTCAGCATAGGAGTATTGCATCCGAAACTGATCTAAACGAAGCGCTCAATGCCCTGGTCTCATGGTTCGCATGA
- a CDS encoding putative T7SS-secreted protein, which translates to MGLGDFVDKIGDAIENGIDEVETKAGSIIDCGTYEVADLARDVGADSVASAIQDLGDQIADHQGGEVLERQLGQTKDKTELIRGEPSKIHDVADKLRTMSTSIESTGNALRTIDVADWTGKGATAFHSAFDKQPKLWWTAGDAFSKAAAHLDSWYWAVITGQAKAQEAIDKWEAADKEEKSQKDSWNALSNKDKKKTTLVDTWSPMRDAARDILKNARSQRDSIAGTVVSGLQSQTQEAPTEPPFTARWTDNFEDLNGVYENGKNSFYAGVLTSFTSIAQFARSVDVLDPYNISHPAQYISSMSDLGTGMVVAAADPGATVGAMLSDARQNPFEAAGAITGNVVLTVATGGGGSAKIGVDALDELSNATKVTKATTSVLEDVPSAAPGRALPRGDAPVAPARTEPKPDRVGTPNESGAPSETRPNATKPDAPDAEAPKAGLPHPDGAAPGAAAPEGGGPAAAPHPDGAALQANPVADARQNEVAPDSASPASQVEQPAAQPHPAGEPRVGEVAPESSPGPVLEQPEVRPRPAADPGPVDGSQVPSSGGGTPHEGLGTRPDADAGAPNHERPAALTSDRPNAEGRHVDPDASQSTHREPGTPDPASGSLQPRDREPNAPHQDEHPPDHAAPDKDAPHDSSSDAHSSDQPHDSGGGHPADHEPGQPNPTFNELTSSDHGAVRTAEDAGAEVDRAPHEIEESPDPVDIATGEFLLPQTDITLPGVLTLVLKRRHRSNYRFGRWFGPSWSATLDMRVVVEREGVTLLGEDGIMLAYPHAEVGAAVEPVTGGQRWTLTRTETGGYQAWDPDRELLWHFAPEPGLNGLDAQLGNFAVSAITDRHCNRIRFHYDSDGAPVAVTHSGGYRVEIDTAGGRVTALTVVGVADEGREVRTRVREFEYQDGNLTAVADAVGATTRYDYDEHGRMVSWTDSNETSMLNFYDGAGRVVTQRGTAGILNCDFEYLLFPDGTGSFTRITDSLGGVTTHGFDRDLRLRDLVDPAGGRTHIDYNAGRKPLQVVAPDGATTQYRYTAEGDVAEIIRPDSAQIAVEYLGRNRPISITDVDGSVRRQEWDHSGNLTAAIDPIGGRTEYGYHVNGSVATILGPQGSRRTFEIDAAGLPVAIADPNGEVTRIERDSFGRPFRVTDPLGAATCFEWAPSGKLLGRTDAEGNHESWTWDGEGNLLTHIDPVGGVTRYTYGAFDLLESCTDPNGSVTRYTWDSERRPVGVTNPTGQNWRYEYDQAGRLVRESDYSGAITRYAHDSAGRVATVTPATGVSRWYTHDVLGRVTEIAADSGEWRRYQHDSAGRVLTAISGTCDEPNHTLEFTYTPTGQLASQRLDEASVMQNEYDAGGRRVRRRMPSDAVTTWQWNRANRVSSMSVDGHNISFAYDVSGRQTGWRIDEVAINRNLSAIGRITAQDITAFPASSLNLDSEPRPESRVIRHDSYDYRNDGYLTSHVLTRPGMPVEQRDYTLDAVGRVETIARDGAIAEAYAYDPLSNIINTSAGAFSPSAELRSDTTAPDLIGVGAFASETSDRREYRGNLLVRHGRSRYHYDTAGRLIRKTVARDSRKPRIWHYRYDAFDQLIGVQTPDQQLWLYTYDAFGRRTTKQQLAADGTVLDRTDYAWDGTHLVEQRTIESITRWHYQPQSYTPITQTTHQDVVDHVFYAIITDLVGTPVDLVDPNTAETVATAETKLWGATSWHGSADTPLRFPGQIHDPETGLHYNHHRTYDPATGRFLTQDPLGLAAAPNPSSYPHNPTAWTDPLGLTPCPPGDAGSDPGSDDFTRVGRWMSQDEYENMVGTGTVQGGAGGTTYVASPPDPAAYGRQAAVGTGYTEFDVPTSSLRPAGEPGWAQIPGPDSMHSRLAERKGSPPLEFPPASNISDWRGPKK; encoded by the coding sequence GTGGGGCTCGGCGATTTCGTCGACAAGATCGGCGATGCGATCGAGAACGGCATTGACGAGGTCGAAACCAAGGCCGGCTCGATCATCGACTGCGGCACCTACGAGGTCGCGGACCTGGCCCGCGACGTCGGCGCGGATTCGGTCGCGTCCGCCATCCAGGACCTGGGCGACCAGATCGCCGACCACCAGGGCGGCGAGGTCCTCGAGCGGCAACTCGGCCAAACCAAGGACAAAACGGAACTCATCCGCGGTGAGCCGTCGAAGATCCACGACGTCGCCGACAAACTCCGCACCATGTCGACCTCGATCGAATCCACCGGAAATGCGTTGCGCACCATCGACGTAGCGGACTGGACCGGCAAGGGCGCCACCGCATTCCACAGCGCCTTCGACAAACAGCCCAAGCTGTGGTGGACCGCGGGCGACGCCTTCTCCAAAGCCGCAGCGCACCTTGACAGTTGGTACTGGGCAGTCATCACCGGCCAGGCGAAGGCGCAAGAGGCGATCGACAAGTGGGAGGCCGCCGACAAGGAGGAGAAGTCTCAAAAGGACTCCTGGAACGCCTTGTCGAACAAGGACAAAAAGAAAACCACCCTCGTCGACACCTGGTCGCCGATGCGAGACGCCGCCCGCGACATCCTGAAAAACGCCCGCTCCCAACGCGACAGCATCGCCGGCACCGTAGTGAGCGGCCTCCAATCCCAAACCCAGGAAGCCCCCACCGAACCCCCCTTCACCGCCCGCTGGACCGACAACTTCGAAGACCTGAACGGCGTCTACGAAAACGGCAAAAACAGCTTCTACGCCGGAGTCCTGACAAGCTTCACCTCGATCGCCCAGTTCGCCCGCTCAGTCGATGTCCTTGACCCCTACAACATCTCGCACCCGGCCCAATACATCTCGAGCATGTCCGACCTGGGCACCGGAATGGTCGTGGCCGCCGCAGACCCAGGCGCAACAGTCGGCGCCATGCTCTCGGACGCCCGCCAGAACCCCTTCGAAGCGGCCGGCGCGATCACCGGCAACGTCGTACTCACCGTCGCGACCGGCGGCGGCGGTTCCGCCAAGATCGGCGTCGATGCCCTAGACGAGCTCAGCAACGCCACCAAGGTCACCAAGGCCACCACCAGCGTGCTCGAAGACGTCCCCAGCGCAGCCCCCGGCCGCGCTCTACCGCGCGGAGACGCCCCAGTGGCTCCCGCGCGGACCGAACCGAAACCGGACCGCGTCGGAACTCCCAATGAATCGGGAGCCCCATCGGAGACCAGGCCGAACGCGACGAAACCGGATGCTCCTGATGCAGAGGCTCCGAAGGCAGGCCTGCCGCATCCCGACGGTGCCGCTCCAGGTGCTGCCGCACCAGAGGGCGGCGGCCCGGCCGCTGCCCCGCACCCGGACGGTGCTGCACTGCAAGCCAATCCAGTCGCGGATGCGCGTCAGAACGAGGTAGCTCCGGACTCGGCCTCGCCGGCTTCGCAGGTGGAACAGCCTGCCGCGCAACCGCATCCTGCTGGAGAGCCTCGGGTAGGTGAGGTTGCGCCGGAATCGTCACCGGGACCTGTTCTGGAACAGCCTGAAGTGCGGCCTCGGCCAGCGGCTGATCCTGGTCCGGTCGACGGTTCCCAGGTACCAAGTTCCGGCGGGGGCACGCCTCACGAAGGGCTGGGTACTCGCCCCGACGCCGATGCCGGAGCGCCGAATCATGAGCGGCCCGCAGCGTTGACGTCGGACCGACCGAACGCCGAGGGGCGACATGTAGACCCTGACGCCTCGCAGTCCACTCATCGGGAGCCGGGAACACCCGATCCCGCCTCTGGCTCGCTGCAACCCCGTGACCGCGAACCTAATGCGCCACACCAGGATGAGCATCCGCCGGACCATGCCGCGCCTGATAAGGACGCCCCACACGATTCTTCATCAGATGCACATAGTTCCGACCAACCTCACGATAGTGGTGGAGGTCATCCTGCGGATCATGAACCAGGGCAGCCGAATCCGACGTTCAACGAGCTGACAAGCTCCGACCACGGAGCTGTCCGGACGGCGGAAGACGCAGGCGCAGAGGTTGATCGCGCCCCGCACGAGATTGAAGAGTCACCCGACCCGGTCGATATCGCGACCGGTGAATTCCTTCTCCCGCAAACCGATATCACCCTGCCGGGCGTCTTGACGTTGGTGCTGAAGCGCCGGCATCGGTCGAACTATCGATTCGGACGCTGGTTCGGCCCTTCGTGGTCGGCCACCCTCGACATGCGTGTTGTTGTAGAACGCGAGGGAGTGACGCTGCTCGGCGAGGACGGAATCATGCTCGCCTATCCGCACGCCGAGGTCGGCGCGGCGGTGGAACCGGTGACCGGTGGGCAACGCTGGACGCTGACGCGCACCGAGACCGGCGGGTACCAGGCGTGGGATCCGGACCGAGAGTTGCTCTGGCACTTCGCACCTGAGCCCGGTCTGAACGGATTGGATGCTCAACTCGGCAATTTTGCGGTGAGCGCAATCACCGACCGGCACTGCAACCGCATCCGCTTCCATTACGACAGCGACGGCGCTCCGGTGGCGGTAACCCATTCAGGCGGCTATCGAGTTGAGATCGACACCGCTGGCGGGCGGGTCACCGCGCTGACCGTTGTCGGCGTCGCCGACGAGGGTCGCGAAGTCCGAACGCGGGTACGCGAATTCGAATACCAGGATGGGAACCTGACCGCGGTGGCCGACGCGGTCGGTGCCACCACTCGCTACGACTACGACGAGCACGGCCGGATGGTGTCCTGGACCGATTCCAACGAAACCTCGATGCTCAACTTTTACGACGGGGCCGGTCGCGTGGTCACCCAGCGTGGGACAGCTGGGATTCTCAACTGCGACTTCGAGTATCTTCTTTTTCCCGACGGCACCGGTAGTTTCACCAGAATCACCGACTCTCTCGGTGGAGTCACAACCCATGGCTTCGATCGCGACCTTCGGCTCCGTGACTTGGTCGACCCAGCCGGTGGCAGAACGCATATCGACTACAACGCTGGACGCAAACCGTTGCAGGTCGTTGCGCCTGATGGCGCTACGACCCAGTATCGATACACCGCCGAGGGCGATGTCGCGGAGATCATCCGCCCGGACAGCGCGCAGATAGCCGTGGAGTATTTGGGCCGCAACCGTCCGATCTCAATCACTGACGTCGATGGCAGCGTGCGGCGGCAGGAGTGGGACCATTCTGGCAATCTGACTGCCGCAATCGACCCAATTGGCGGGCGCACTGAGTACGGCTACCACGTCAACGGTTCTGTGGCAACGATTCTCGGACCGCAGGGATCGCGGAGGACCTTCGAGATTGACGCAGCTGGCCTGCCGGTTGCGATAGCCGATCCGAACGGTGAGGTCACCCGCATTGAGCGGGACAGCTTCGGTCGGCCATTTCGGGTTACTGATCCGCTTGGGGCGGCTACTTGTTTCGAGTGGGCGCCGAGCGGAAAGTTGCTGGGGCGCACTGACGCTGAAGGTAACCATGAGTCATGGACGTGGGACGGTGAGGGTAACCTACTCACCCACATCGACCCGGTCGGCGGCGTCACTCGCTACACCTATGGTGCCTTCGACTTGCTGGAATCCTGCACCGATCCCAACGGCTCGGTTACCCGTTACACGTGGGATAGCGAACGCCGCCCGGTCGGCGTTACCAACCCGACCGGCCAGAACTGGCGATACGAATACGACCAAGCAGGACGGTTAGTCCGCGAATCGGACTACAGCGGCGCCATAACCCGCTATGCCCACGACTCGGCCGGACGCGTCGCTACCGTCACACCGGCGACCGGTGTCAGCCGCTGGTACACGCACGATGTGCTCGGTCGCGTAACCGAAATAGCGGCGGATAGCGGCGAATGGCGTCGTTACCAACATGACTCGGCCGGTCGTGTACTGACTGCTATCTCAGGTACTTGTGACGAACCGAATCACACACTCGAGTTCACCTACACACCCACCGGGCAGCTTGCGTCGCAGCGACTTGACGAGGCGTCGGTGATGCAGAATGAATACGATGCGGGTGGTCGCCGAGTCCGCCGCCGGATGCCAAGCGACGCGGTTACGACGTGGCAGTGGAATCGGGCGAATCGTGTTAGCAGTATGTCTGTGGATGGCCACAACATCTCGTTCGCCTACGACGTCTCAGGCCGTCAGACTGGCTGGCGTATAGACGAAGTCGCCATCAATCGGAACTTGTCCGCTATTGGTCGTATTACTGCCCAGGACATCACGGCCTTCCCCGCCTCGTCGCTGAACCTCGACTCCGAGCCTCGGCCTGAGTCACGAGTGATCCGACATGACAGCTACGACTACCGTAATGACGGGTATCTCACTAGCCACGTGCTCACCCGTCCGGGTATGCCGGTCGAACAGCGGGATTACACGTTGGATGCGGTGGGCCGCGTTGAGACCATTGCGCGAGATGGAGCCATTGCCGAGGCTTACGCGTACGACCCGCTCAGCAACATCATCAACACCAGTGCCGGTGCTTTTTCGCCCAGCGCCGAGTTACGTTCAGACACAACAGCACCCGATCTGATCGGGGTGGGTGCCTTCGCGTCGGAGACCAGCGATCGGCGAGAATATCGCGGCAACCTGCTTGTTCGCCACGGTCGGTCTCGCTACCACTATGACACTGCAGGTCGTCTGATTCGCAAGACAGTTGCCCGAGACTCTCGCAAGCCCAGGATTTGGCACTACCGCTACGACGCCTTCGACCAACTCATCGGCGTTCAGACTCCAGACCAGCAGCTGTGGCTCTACACCTATGACGCGTTCGGCCGGCGAACTACCAAGCAACAGCTAGCCGCAGACGGAACAGTCCTGGACCGTACCGACTACGCCTGGGACGGCACCCACCTGGTCGAGCAACGGACAATCGAGTCGATCACGCGCTGGCACTACCAGCCGCAGTCGTATACCCCGATCACCCAGACCACTCATCAAGACGTCGTTGACCACGTTTTTTACGCCATCATCACCGATTTAGTGGGCACACCCGTCGACCTCGTCGATCCCAACACCGCCGAAACTGTGGCCACCGCAGAAACCAAATTGTGGGGTGCTACTTCATGGCATGGCAGCGCCGACACCCCTTTGCGATTCCCCGGCCAGATCCACGATCCGGAAACGGGCCTTCACTACAACCACCATCGCACATACGACCCAGCCACTGGACGGTTCCTGACCCAGGACCCACTTGGCTTGGCTGCGGCACCCAACCCCTCAAGCTATCCCCACAACCCGACTGCGTGGACGGATCCGCTCGGTTTGACTCCGTGTCCTCCCGGCGATGCCGGCAGCGATCCTGGAAGTGATGATTTCACTCGTGTCGGTCGTTGGATGAGCCAGGACGAATACGAGAATATGGTTGGTACAGGCACAGTTCAGGGAGGAGCGGGCGGTACCACATATGTCGCATCGCCGCCTGACCCGGCGGCGTATGGGCGTCAGGCTGCAGTGGGCACGGGCTACACAGAATTCGATGTTCCCACGAGTTCGCTCAGACCTGCTGGCGAGCCCGGCTGGGCGCAGATACCAGGACCGGACTCGATGCACAGCCGATTGGCTGAGCGGAAGGGATCGCCACCATTGGAGTTCCCTCCTGCATCGAATATCAGTGATTGGAGGGGACCGAAGAAGTGA